From one Allorhodopirellula heiligendammensis genomic stretch:
- a CDS encoding serine/threonine-protein kinase has translation MARTIAARDFPLPAEASFESVLAHFIERHEAGQPVRLDEMVERYPQHAEPLRSFAANQMWLDPGTESGCGALIGECLDDFLLTHEIARGGMGTVYAAVQQSLRREVAVKLISDGLLANADLKLRFRIEAEAAATLSHPHILPIHAIGCWRGMDYFVMPLVSGDSLQVGVQRRQVHLESIAGDVRATRSDAERDTICRSITQVRDIARAVAYAHRRGIIHRDIKPDNVLVDADGQPKIVDFGLAKWHRDEPGMTRDGQIIGTPHYMSPEQARGESDVTAATDIYSLGGILFALLTGQPPHTGSSTAEVLGNVLREETPSLRLTWPGGMPRFPQLADVEHVLARAMAPDRTRRYRSADDLADDLHRILAGESPLAVPDGILSKVSRELARDQHQDAFANWGRALTRIGICVFIAHLLMFVVTEAMTPEIRQSMSQSALSTASLLGYFVPRLFMLIGIGWTIHNARDGCWMPRGVAERPVWSIWLGYLAALAMVNVLWAAGYFDHSDVMVLAALMSGFGFLAMAGHLWGGNAISGIIFFVIAGLNASWPRWSPLLLGSGWLIAMWILGRRYAAPSSPVEDSICD, from the coding sequence TTGGCCCGTACGATTGCGGCTCGTGATTTCCCTCTCCCTGCGGAGGCGTCGTTTGAATCCGTACTAGCTCACTTCATTGAGCGACACGAAGCGGGTCAACCCGTTCGCCTCGATGAGATGGTCGAACGCTATCCGCAGCATGCGGAGCCGCTACGCAGTTTTGCTGCCAACCAAATGTGGTTGGATCCGGGCACCGAGTCGGGATGCGGAGCCCTGATAGGCGAGTGTCTCGACGATTTTTTGCTGACGCATGAAATCGCACGCGGCGGCATGGGGACGGTTTACGCTGCGGTGCAGCAGAGTTTGCGGCGCGAGGTGGCAGTCAAATTGATTAGTGATGGGCTGCTCGCCAATGCGGACTTAAAACTGCGGTTTCGGATCGAGGCCGAAGCGGCCGCGACGCTCTCGCACCCCCATATTTTGCCCATTCATGCCATCGGGTGTTGGCGCGGTATGGATTACTTTGTCATGCCGCTGGTCAGTGGGGATTCCCTGCAAGTCGGTGTGCAGCGTCGTCAAGTTCATCTCGAAAGCATCGCGGGCGATGTGCGAGCGACGAGGTCGGATGCCGAGCGTGATACCATCTGCCGGTCGATCACGCAGGTCCGGGATATCGCGCGAGCGGTCGCGTATGCGCACCGGCGTGGCATCATTCACCGCGATATCAAGCCGGACAACGTGCTCGTCGATGCTGACGGACAACCAAAAATCGTCGACTTTGGGCTCGCCAAGTGGCATCGGGATGAACCAGGAATGACTCGCGATGGCCAGATCATTGGTACGCCGCATTACATGAGTCCGGAGCAAGCTCGAGGTGAGTCCGATGTCACGGCGGCGACGGACATCTATTCACTCGGTGGAATTCTGTTTGCTCTCCTGACGGGACAACCTCCACACACCGGCAGTTCGACCGCAGAGGTATTGGGAAACGTTCTCCGCGAAGAAACACCATCACTGCGATTGACCTGGCCCGGGGGCATGCCGAGATTCCCGCAGCTCGCTGATGTGGAGCACGTCTTAGCGCGAGCGATGGCCCCAGATCGCACGCGCCGATATCGTTCCGCAGACGATCTTGCTGATGATCTCCATCGTATCTTGGCGGGGGAGTCGCCGCTGGCGGTTCCCGATGGAATTCTCAGCAAGGTGTCTCGGGAGTTGGCTCGGGACCAACATCAAGACGCGTTTGCCAATTGGGGGCGCGCTCTGACACGCATCGGAATCTGCGTTTTCATCGCACATCTATTGATGTTTGTCGTCACCGAGGCGATGACACCCGAAATTCGCCAATCAATGTCGCAATCAGCGCTCAGTACGGCATCTTTGCTGGGCTATTTTGTTCCTCGGCTATTCATGTTGATCGGGATCGGATGGACGATCCACAATGCTCGCGACGGCTGCTGGATGCCACGCGGAGTGGCCGAACGCCCGGTCTGGTCAATTTGGCTGGGGTACCTGGCGGCCCTGGCGATGGTCAATGTCTTGTGGGCGGCGGGATATTTTGATCATAGCGATGTGATGGTATTGGCGGCCCTCATGAGCGGCTTCGGGTTTCTTGCGATGGCGGGACATCTGTGGGGCGGCAACGCCATCTCCGGCATCATTTTCTTCGTGATCGCGGGGCTCAATGCGAGTTGGCCACGTTGGAGCCCGTTGCTGCTAGGCAGCGGATGGTTGATTGCCATGTGGATTTTGGGCCGTCGTTACGCCGCTCCATCCAGTCCGGTCGAAGACTCGATTTGCGATTAA